In Ruania zhangjianzhongii, the following proteins share a genomic window:
- a CDS encoding MalY/PatB family protein: protein MTHTTDFDAIEIEHLREVGSVKWSTHPEALGAFVAEMDFPPAPVITQALHEAVDVGLFGYLPDPLAHEMSHAYADWSSSVYGWDTPAERVRPLADVISGLQAAIEHFSRDGSPVILPTPAYMPFLTVPPSMGREVIQVPMARDGDRYVYDLDALDAAFRAGGHLLILCNPHNPIGRVLEREEMVQIAEVVERHGGRVFSDEIHAPLVFGDHVHVPYASTSEVAAEHTVTAASASKAWNLPGMKCAQLILSNEADAARWARVGHSFEHGAANLGVIAAIAAFTRGRPWLQDVLGYLDGNRHLLRDLLAEHLPEVGYTPPEGTYLAWLDLRELGLGDRPAQFLREKAGVALTDGTACGGVGAGFVRLNFATPRPILAQIVEQMAEAVRSR, encoded by the coding sequence ATGACGCACACCACCGACTTCGACGCCATCGAGATCGAGCACCTGCGCGAGGTCGGCAGCGTGAAGTGGTCCACCCATCCCGAGGCGCTCGGCGCGTTCGTCGCCGAGATGGACTTTCCGCCCGCGCCGGTGATCACCCAGGCGCTGCACGAGGCGGTCGACGTCGGGCTGTTCGGCTACCTCCCGGACCCCCTCGCCCACGAGATGTCGCATGCCTATGCCGACTGGTCGTCGTCGGTCTACGGCTGGGACACCCCAGCCGAACGGGTGCGTCCGCTGGCCGACGTGATCTCCGGGCTGCAGGCAGCGATCGAGCACTTCTCGCGCGATGGCTCGCCGGTGATCCTGCCGACGCCCGCGTACATGCCCTTCCTCACCGTGCCGCCGTCGATGGGCCGGGAGGTGATCCAGGTACCGATGGCCCGCGACGGCGACCGGTACGTCTACGACCTGGACGCCCTCGACGCCGCATTCCGGGCGGGCGGACATCTGCTCATCCTGTGCAACCCGCACAATCCGATCGGCCGGGTGCTGGAGCGAGAGGAGATGGTCCAGATCGCGGAGGTGGTCGAACGTCACGGTGGGCGGGTGTTCTCCGACGAGATCCACGCGCCGCTGGTGTTCGGCGATCACGTGCACGTGCCGTACGCCTCGACCAGCGAGGTCGCGGCCGAGCACACGGTCACCGCTGCGTCGGCGTCGAAGGCGTGGAACCTCCCCGGGATGAAGTGTGCCCAGCTGATCTTGTCCAACGAGGCGGACGCGGCCAGGTGGGCCCGGGTCGGCCACTCGTTCGAGCACGGCGCCGCCAACCTCGGCGTGATCGCCGCTATCGCCGCCTTCACCCGGGGTCGGCCCTGGCTGCAGGACGTGCTGGGCTACCTGGACGGGAACCGCCACCTGCTGCGCGACCTGCTCGCCGAGCACCTGCCCGAGGTGGGCTACACCCCGCCGGAGGGGACCTACCTGGCGTGGTTGGACCTGCGCGAACTCGGTCTGGGAGACCGGCCTGCGCAGTTCCTGCGGGAGAAGGCCGGGGTCGCGCTCACCGACGGCACCGCATGCGGCGGGGTCGGCGCCGGCTTCGTCCGACTGAACTTCGCCACCCCGCGGCCGATCCTCGCCCAGATTGTGGAACAGATGGCCGAGGCGGTGCGGTCCCGGTAG
- a CDS encoding nuclear transport factor 2 family protein: MNHIVDGYLATWNSAPGERASLLAEHFSPELTYTDPMAQVTGHDGLTALIDSIQAQFPDFVFAPIGTPDAHHDQVRFQWGLGPAGGEPVVIGFDVAVLAADGRIQDVRGFLDKVPA, from the coding sequence ATGAACCACATCGTCGACGGCTACCTGGCCACCTGGAACTCTGCCCCCGGCGAGCGCGCGAGCCTGCTGGCCGAACACTTCTCCCCGGAGCTGACCTACACCGACCCGATGGCGCAGGTGACCGGGCACGACGGTCTCACCGCACTCATCGACAGTATCCAGGCCCAGTTCCCGGACTTCGTCTTCGCACCCATCGGCACTCCGGACGCTCACCACGACCAGGTGCGCTTCCAGTGGGGCCTGGGTCCCGCCGGCGGCGAACCGGTGGTGATCGGCTTCGATGTCGCCGTCCTCGCCGCCGACGGTCGCATCCAGGATGTCCGCGGCTTCCTGGACAAGGTGCCGGCCTGA
- a CDS encoding helix-turn-helix domain-containing protein, whose translation MTTLEAPAPVGEILRGWRERRRFSQQELSNVSAVSTRHLSRVETGKAHPTSAMLLRLADHLDVPLRARNRLLLAAGYAPRYPDHPLQDSSLASVMDGLRGLLDAHLPYPALLLDDYWDVVDSNAAVDALLDGCAAELLEPPVNVLRLSVHPSGLAPRIENFDQWAAHLHHQVASRAERTGDPRHQQLAAEMALHRGRESGESQSSGPVLTMDLRAGAQVLHLFSTTAQLTTVTDAALEGLHLETFLPADEATRRILTG comes from the coding sequence ATGACCACGCTCGAGGCCCCCGCACCGGTCGGAGAGATCCTCCGCGGCTGGCGGGAGCGCCGCCGGTTCAGCCAGCAGGAGCTGTCCAATGTCTCCGCTGTCTCCACGCGCCACCTGAGCCGGGTGGAGACCGGCAAGGCTCACCCCACCTCAGCGATGCTGCTGCGGCTGGCGGATCATCTCGACGTACCGCTGCGAGCGCGCAACCGCCTCCTGCTCGCTGCCGGCTATGCACCCCGCTACCCCGACCACCCCCTGCAGGACTCCTCGCTCGCCTCGGTGATGGACGGGTTGCGTGGTCTGCTCGATGCCCACCTGCCGTACCCCGCGCTGCTGCTGGACGACTACTGGGATGTGGTGGATAGCAACGCGGCAGTCGACGCGCTGCTCGACGGATGCGCGGCCGAGTTGCTGGAACCACCGGTGAACGTTCTCCGGCTGAGCGTTCACCCCAGCGGTCTGGCGCCGCGGATCGAGAACTTCGACCAGTGGGCGGCGCACCTGCACCACCAGGTCGCCTCCCGGGCGGAGCGCACCGGCGACCCGCGGCACCAGCAGCTGGCAGCCGAGATGGCCCTGCACCGGGGCCGAGAGTCGGGCGAGTCACAGTCGAGCGGGCCGGTACTCACGATGGACCTGCGCGCCGGCGCGCAGGTGCTCCATCTGTTCAGCACGACGGCCCAGCTGACCACCGTCACCGATGCCGCGCTCGAAGGTCTGCACCTGGAGACGTTCCTGCCGGCCGACGAGGCCACGCGGCGCATTCTCACCGGATGA
- a CDS encoding MFS transporter produces the protein MTGTGSRARALTLLAVSNVLGGVGVASGVAVGGLLAEQVGSTEVAGLAQAASVLGAAVAAIPLASMATRRGRRWSLTIGYLIALLGAFLILAAAVADSLLVLLLGLGTFGVAQATNLQSRYAAADGAPATSRAKSMSVVIWATTIGSVAGPNLSAAGAGLGPSFSVPALAGPYLFSVLAFAAAATLIGVFFRPVARLTMPSVAVAERNMPDRAGPAQTEAAASEATAPAVAAAPEAAAVEAAAPEATAPEAAAAPEAAAVEAAAVTPEHAEVGDPTDPAVTPRAVGALAALRWAVRHPVARFAVVLIAVAHATMVMVMVMTPLHMQHHGMGLELVGIVISLHVLGMYALSPVFGWLADKFGGVRIAICGIGILALAVLLGILAASTGGDPRMTAVALVVLGLGWSASLIAASTLLAGVSADQVRIPLQGATDAGMNYAGAAVAALAGPILAAGGFRAVNLAAAVLLVPAVLLAISALRANSQGERTDRTSSAVDG, from the coding sequence ATGACCGGCACCGGCTCGCGTGCCCGAGCGCTCACCCTGCTCGCGGTGAGCAACGTGCTCGGCGGTGTCGGCGTCGCCTCCGGGGTGGCGGTGGGCGGACTGCTCGCCGAACAGGTCGGCAGTACCGAGGTGGCCGGCCTGGCGCAAGCGGCCAGTGTGCTCGGGGCGGCGGTGGCGGCAATCCCGCTGGCGTCGATGGCCACCCGGCGGGGGCGGCGCTGGTCGTTGACGATCGGCTACCTGATCGCACTGCTCGGCGCCTTCTTGATTCTCGCCGCAGCGGTCGCCGACTCCCTGCTGGTGCTGCTGCTCGGGCTGGGCACGTTCGGGGTCGCGCAGGCCACGAACCTGCAGTCCCGGTACGCGGCGGCCGACGGCGCCCCGGCCACCAGCCGGGCGAAGTCGATGTCGGTGGTGATCTGGGCGACCACGATCGGGTCGGTCGCCGGCCCGAACCTCAGCGCCGCCGGTGCAGGTCTCGGGCCATCGTTCAGCGTGCCTGCTCTCGCGGGTCCCTACCTGTTCTCCGTGCTCGCCTTTGCGGCAGCTGCGACGCTGATCGGGGTGTTCTTCCGGCCGGTGGCCAGGCTCACCATGCCGAGTGTGGCAGTCGCCGAGCGGAACATGCCGGATCGGGCCGGGCCAGCCCAGACCGAAGCGGCGGCATCCGAGGCGACGGCGCCCGCGGTGGCGGCAGCGCCCGAGGCGGCGGCGGTCGAGGCGGCAGCGCCCGAGGCGACAGCGCCCGAGGCGGCGGCAGCGCCCGAGGCCGCGGCGGTCGAGGCGGCAGCGGTCACGCCAGAGCATGCGGAGGTCGGCGACCCCACCGATCCCGCCGTGACCCCGCGCGCGGTCGGCGCTCTGGCTGCGCTTCGCTGGGCCGTGCGCCACCCAGTCGCCCGGTTCGCCGTCGTGCTGATCGCGGTGGCGCACGCCACGATGGTGATGGTCATGGTGATGACCCCGCTGCACATGCAGCACCACGGGATGGGTCTGGAGCTGGTGGGCATCGTGATCAGCCTGCACGTGCTCGGCATGTACGCCCTCAGCCCGGTGTTCGGCTGGCTCGCGGACAAGTTCGGCGGCGTGCGGATCGCCATCTGCGGAATCGGGATCCTCGCGCTGGCGGTCCTGCTGGGGATCCTGGCGGCAAGCACCGGCGGCGACCCGCGGATGACAGCCGTAGCACTCGTGGTGCTCGGCCTGGGCTGGTCCGCCTCACTGATCGCTGCCTCGACGCTGCTGGCCGGGGTGAGCGCCGACCAGGTGCGGATACCGCTGCAAGGGGCCACCGACGCCGGGATGAACTACGCCGGCGCCGCCGTGGCAGCCCTCGCCGGACCGATCCTTGCTGCCGGCGGATTCCGCGCGGTGAACCTGGCTGCCGCGGTGCTGCTGGTGCCCGCCGTGCTGCTTGCGATCAGCGCCCTCCGGGCGAACAGCCAGGGCGAGCGAACAGACCGGACGAGCTCCGCCGTCGACGGCTAG
- a CDS encoding adenylosuccinate synthase yields MPAVVVLGAQWGDEGKGKATDQLGSRVDYVVKFNGGNNAGHTVVVGEEKYALHLLPSGILSPGCVPVIGNGVVVDLEVLFEELDALTARGVDVSKLLVSSSAHVIPSYNRTLDKVTERFLGKRQIGTTGRGIGPSYADKMSRVGIRIADLFDETILREKVEGALDQKNQILVKIYNRRAADIDAVTEELLSYADRIRPMVADTSLVLNQALDAGKTLVFEAGQATMLDVDHGTYPFVTSSSATAGGAATGSGIGPTRLDRIVGVIKAYTTRVGEGPFPTELDDDDGEALRKAGGEYGVTTGRPRRCGWYDAVIARYATRINGLTDLVLTKLDVLTGWEKVPVCVAYDVDGVRHDEMPVDQTAFHHATPIYEYLDGWWEDISGARSFEDLPINAQRYVLALEEMSGTRVSAIGVGPDREATIVRYDLLDD; encoded by the coding sequence ATGCCAGCGGTTGTAGTCCTCGGCGCCCAGTGGGGCGACGAAGGCAAGGGCAAGGCGACGGACCAGCTTGGCTCCCGGGTCGATTACGTGGTGAAGTTCAACGGCGGTAACAACGCCGGGCACACCGTGGTGGTCGGCGAGGAGAAGTACGCCCTGCACCTGCTGCCCTCGGGGATCCTCTCCCCAGGGTGCGTGCCGGTGATCGGCAACGGCGTCGTCGTGGACCTCGAGGTGCTGTTCGAGGAGCTGGACGCCCTCACCGCCCGCGGGGTGGACGTGTCCAAGCTGCTGGTCTCCTCCAGTGCGCACGTGATCCCCAGCTACAACCGCACGCTGGACAAGGTCACCGAACGGTTCCTCGGCAAGCGGCAGATCGGTACGACCGGTCGCGGCATCGGCCCCAGCTATGCGGACAAGATGAGCCGGGTCGGCATCCGGATTGCGGACCTCTTCGACGAGACCATCCTGCGGGAGAAGGTCGAGGGCGCGCTGGACCAGAAGAACCAGATCCTGGTGAAGATCTACAACCGGCGTGCCGCCGATATCGACGCCGTCACCGAGGAGCTGCTCTCCTACGCCGACCGGATCCGCCCGATGGTCGCCGATACCTCCCTGGTCCTGAACCAGGCGTTGGATGCCGGCAAGACGCTGGTCTTCGAAGCCGGCCAGGCCACCATGCTGGACGTCGACCACGGCACCTACCCGTTCGTCACCTCGTCCTCGGCCACTGCCGGTGGTGCGGCCACCGGCTCCGGGATCGGCCCGACCCGGCTGGACCGGATCGTCGGCGTGATCAAGGCCTACACCACCCGCGTGGGTGAGGGTCCGTTCCCCACCGAGCTGGATGACGACGACGGTGAGGCACTGCGCAAGGCCGGTGGCGAGTACGGGGTCACCACCGGGCGGCCGCGCCGTTGCGGCTGGTATGACGCGGTGATCGCCCGCTATGCGACTCGGATCAACGGCCTCACTGATCTGGTGCTCACTAAACTCGATGTGCTCACCGGCTGGGAGAAGGTCCCGGTCTGTGTGGCCTACGACGTTGACGGGGTGCGGCACGACGAGATGCCGGTGGACCAGACCGCCTTTCACCACGCCACCCCGATCTACGAGTACCTCGACGGCTGGTGGGAGGACATCTCCGGCGCCCGCAGCTTCGAGGACCTGCCGATCAACGCCCAGCGTTACGTGCTCGCCCTGGAGGAGATGTCCGGAACACGGGTGTCCGCGATCGGGGTGGGTCCGGACCGGGAAGCGACGATCGTGCGGTACGACCTGCTCGACGACTGA
- a CDS encoding DUF2087 domain-containing protein: MSENQADWRPIVAALNNPQTRRVYAQVVLGHEAETLGDGLSPARRRHVLESLVKAGLISKDGDGYRDRSEVFTQLLAAIPRPADRTGPERFLNGRGEIDRYPSDATELHGLLAFIAGEVLTNDDVLTEKELNERLTPFSQDTAGLRRRLVDAELLDRTPSGSQYSRVAGAAVDQASAEPAG; this comes from the coding sequence ATGTCCGAGAACCAGGCCGACTGGCGTCCGATCGTCGCGGCACTGAACAATCCCCAAACTCGCCGCGTCTATGCGCAGGTGGTGCTCGGGCATGAGGCGGAAACCCTTGGCGACGGCCTCAGTCCGGCCAGGAGACGCCACGTGCTCGAGTCCCTCGTCAAGGCCGGCCTGATCAGCAAGGACGGCGACGGCTACCGGGACCGCAGCGAGGTCTTCACCCAGTTGCTGGCAGCGATCCCCCGGCCCGCCGACCGAACCGGCCCCGAGCGATTCCTCAACGGACGGGGTGAGATCGACCGCTACCCGTCGGACGCCACCGAGCTACACGGACTGCTCGCATTCATTGCCGGCGAGGTGCTCACCAACGACGACGTGCTGACCGAGAAGGAACTCAACGAACGTCTCACCCCGTTCAGCCAGGACACGGCGGGCCTACGACGCCGCCTGGTCGACGCCGAACTGCTGGACCGCACCCCTTCCGGCTCGCAATACTCCCGTGTTGCCGGCGCAGCGGTCGATCAGGCGTCAGCCGAACCTGCGGGATAG
- a CDS encoding DUF3151 domain-containing protein has protein sequence MTQNLLEPEPTRLPEDHPDMAARAALDEGVDLREVAARYPAASYPWALLARASLSAGDPVSAYAFARTGYHRGLDSLRKAGWRGAGPIPADHVPNQGFLIALLALADAAEKIGEDEEAQRCRTLADDSDPAARQL, from the coding sequence ATGACCCAGAACTTGCTCGAGCCCGAGCCCACTCGCCTGCCCGAGGACCACCCGGACATGGCCGCCCGCGCCGCCCTGGACGAGGGCGTCGACCTGCGTGAGGTGGCCGCCCGCTACCCCGCCGCCAGTTATCCCTGGGCTCTGCTTGCCCGGGCCAGCCTCTCCGCCGGCGACCCGGTGAGCGCCTACGCCTTTGCGCGCACCGGCTACCACCGTGGGCTGGACTCCCTGCGCAAGGCCGGCTGGCGCGGCGCCGGCCCGATCCCTGCCGACCATGTGCCGAACCAGGGGTTCCTGATCGCGCTGCTCGCGCTCGCGGATGCTGCCGAGAAGATCGGTGAGGACGAGGAGGCGCAGCGCTGCCGCACCCTCGCCGACGATTCCGATCCCGCCGCCCGCCAGCTCTGA
- a CDS encoding STAS domain-containing protein, with the protein MEGPFVMIDVVASGSGMLVTVTGDLDLTSRDYGEATLRRIGLRGRANLTLDLCRMNFMDSTGAAWIAALVEQDKRLGGSTVLRGAGPRDLFVLEVCGVLDRVEVDSTHHCRDQRRNHASA; encoded by the coding sequence GTGGAAGGCCCCTTTGTGATGATCGATGTCGTGGCGTCGGGCAGCGGCATGCTCGTCACGGTCACCGGCGACCTCGACCTCACCTCCCGGGACTACGGCGAAGCCACGCTGCGCCGGATCGGACTCCGGGGACGCGCGAACCTCACGCTGGACCTGTGTCGGATGAACTTCATGGACTCCACCGGGGCCGCCTGGATCGCCGCACTCGTGGAGCAGGACAAGCGGCTCGGCGGTAGCACGGTGCTGCGTGGCGCGGGCCCTCGGGACTTGTTCGTGCTCGAAGTGTGCGGCGTGCTCGACCGGGTCGAAGTGGACAGCACGCACCACTGCCGGGATCAACGCCGCAACCACGCCAGCGCCTGA
- a CDS encoding ATP-binding SpoIIE family protein phosphatase: MNNFARSGETESDGALDGPRTAVREDARAAAAEVVLDGERAVAVVDLAGSGLVLRWANTAFQQITGYTAREGRARGELISPGYRSVVLAEIAEHAIDGASFSLTVPMLRADGHEIVLDAVVTPRAVEGAIRRFVFVQSSPPQPVRTDMQDLVHHSRHTLEALAKVSDVIHEGEDGDALTVISRALCQHVFAWCGFFTEDSVLRPITGLDSVTAERGRHPRRGITYSDEEDPVGRLLVTGPMRRMRLDLDAVYLPGSASQQLADLINAATQRGPDLRREAIVAPLRGRGGVLGLMAVIEPGERAAAQESGLLLESTAQRVGLAMDHVRLTEAEHVLAETLQRAMLPDLDHIDSLDVWTYYSPNAEHAQVGGDWYDVVHLGDDVIGAVVGDVVGHDVEAAAAMGQLRSVLRTFANELHDPGTVLSRLDGMVESMRIRRPASLVYATLQPSAVTPGEWTLRYSSAGHLPGLVVSAGEVTEMSSARGPLMGFGDGGRSTAELPLEPGDVLVLYTDGLVERRDRPVHDGVARLREVMLAAAAEEDAAGVGEQVLRQFAAPPEDDIAVVVIRVPSLEGGMGRRGRFRRWRLAPATDSVRRARRLVAEACSSWDRDPAVVELIVSELVANAVLYGEGPVLLRLQDTGDGVRIEVEDGNPVPPTHLEPHAARVGGYGMQIVERLADWGWRPSGTGKVVWARVHGDTTLQVSAEP, translated from the coding sequence ATGAACAACTTTGCCCGATCGGGCGAGACTGAGTCTGACGGAGCCCTCGATGGTCCCAGGACTGCGGTCCGCGAGGACGCACGTGCTGCCGCAGCAGAGGTGGTGCTCGACGGCGAGCGTGCGGTGGCCGTGGTGGACTTGGCCGGGTCGGGACTGGTGCTGCGCTGGGCGAACACCGCGTTTCAGCAGATCACCGGGTATACCGCTCGAGAAGGCCGCGCCCGCGGCGAACTGATCAGCCCGGGCTACCGGTCGGTGGTGCTCGCCGAGATCGCCGAGCATGCGATCGACGGTGCGAGCTTCTCGCTCACTGTGCCGATGCTGCGTGCGGACGGGCACGAGATCGTGCTCGATGCCGTCGTCACGCCGCGGGCGGTGGAGGGGGCGATCCGGCGGTTCGTGTTCGTGCAGAGCAGCCCGCCGCAGCCGGTGCGCACCGATATGCAGGACCTGGTGCACCATTCCCGGCACACCTTGGAGGCCCTCGCGAAGGTCTCCGATGTGATCCATGAAGGTGAGGACGGCGACGCCCTGACGGTGATCTCGCGAGCGCTGTGCCAGCACGTCTTCGCCTGGTGCGGCTTTTTCACCGAGGACTCTGTGCTACGCCCGATCACCGGGTTGGACAGCGTCACCGCCGAACGCGGGCGGCATCCGCGCCGCGGCATCACCTATTCCGATGAGGAGGATCCGGTCGGCCGGCTGCTGGTCACCGGGCCGATGCGCAGGATGCGGCTCGATCTAGACGCCGTCTACCTGCCGGGGAGCGCCAGCCAACAGCTCGCCGACCTGATCAACGCCGCCACCCAGCGCGGTCCCGACCTGCGCCGGGAGGCGATCGTGGCTCCGCTCCGGGGGCGTGGCGGTGTGCTCGGACTGATGGCGGTGATCGAGCCGGGCGAACGTGCTGCCGCGCAGGAGTCGGGCCTGCTGCTGGAGTCCACCGCCCAGCGGGTGGGTCTGGCGATGGACCACGTGCGGCTCACCGAGGCCGAGCATGTGCTGGCCGAGACGCTGCAACGGGCGATGCTCCCGGATCTGGATCACATCGACTCCCTGGACGTCTGGACCTACTACTCCCCGAACGCCGAGCATGCCCAGGTGGGCGGGGACTGGTACGACGTGGTGCACCTTGGCGACGATGTGATCGGCGCTGTGGTGGGGGACGTCGTCGGGCATGACGTGGAGGCGGCTGCCGCGATGGGCCAGCTGCGGTCGGTCCTGCGCACGTTCGCGAACGAGCTCCACGATCCGGGCACTGTGCTCTCCCGGCTGGACGGAATGGTGGAGAGCATGCGGATCCGCCGCCCTGCCTCCTTGGTGTACGCCACCCTGCAGCCCAGCGCCGTGACGCCCGGGGAGTGGACTCTGCGGTACAGCAGCGCGGGTCATCTGCCCGGGCTGGTGGTCTCGGCCGGCGAGGTGACGGAGATGAGTTCGGCACGTGGGCCGTTGATGGGTTTCGGCGACGGTGGTCGGTCCACTGCCGAGCTGCCGCTCGAACCGGGGGACGTGCTGGTGCTGTACACCGACGGCCTCGTGGAGCGCCGAGACCGCCCCGTGCATGACGGCGTCGCACGCCTTCGGGAGGTGATGCTCGCTGCCGCAGCCGAGGAAGATGCGGCCGGCGTCGGCGAACAGGTGCTGCGGCAGTTCGCGGCGCCCCCGGAGGACGACATCGCTGTGGTGGTGATTCGGGTACCCAGCCTCGAGGGCGGGATGGGACGCCGCGGCCGGTTCCGTCGTTGGCGGCTGGCGCCCGCGACCGACTCGGTGCGGCGGGCGCGCCGACTGGTCGCAGAGGCGTGCTCTTCCTGGGACCGTGACCCGGCCGTTGTGGAACTGATCGTCTCCGAGTTGGTGGCGAACGCCGTCCTGTACGGCGAGGGTCCGGTGCTGCTGCGGTTGCAGGACACCGGCGACGGCGTCCGGATCGAGGTGGAGGACGGCAATCCGGTCCCACCCACGCACCTGGAGCCGCACGCCGCGCGCGTCGGTGGCTACGGGATGCAGATCGTGGAGCGGCTGGCCGACTGGGGCTGGCGGCCTTCCGGGACCGGGAAGGTGGTCTGGGCGCGGGTGCACGGCGACACCACGTTGCAGGTCTCGGCCGAGCCCTGA
- a CDS encoding STAS domain-containing protein yields MPDANSSGTDAPRETNGAGSVHTLLDPDCTRLVLSGEIDVALTDDLTEAVTDAEAAGLPVQVDARHVTFMDSSGIALLARLANRTPGRLSLIKPPDVVRFLLDVTRIGDLVDVVDGDRDTHEN; encoded by the coding sequence ATGCCAGACGCTAACAGTTCCGGCACGGACGCGCCCCGTGAGACCAACGGCGCTGGGTCCGTACACACGCTGTTGGACCCCGACTGCACCCGCCTGGTGCTCTCCGGGGAGATCGACGTCGCGCTCACCGACGACCTCACCGAGGCCGTCACCGACGCCGAGGCCGCCGGGTTACCGGTCCAGGTGGACGCCCGGCACGTGACCTTCATGGACTCCTCCGGCATCGCTCTGCTGGCGCGTCTGGCGAACCGCACGCCGGGCCGGCTGAGCCTGATCAAGCCGCCGGACGTGGTGCGGTTCCTGCTCGACGTCACCCGGATCGGGGACCTCGTCGACGTGGTCGACGGCGACCGGGACACCCACGAGAACTGA
- a CDS encoding ATP-binding cassette domain-containing protein: MLAGLVAHRGSISWNGREITDAEEVLRPGRVAHVAQVPRVLSGTFADNIALGHERGLDRPIADARLTRDVAAAGGVDAVIGHRGVRLSGGQVQRLALARALATDAELLLADDVSSALDAATELELWAALRERRATVIGATAKRAALALADRVVVLTAGQVAAVGPWRELESRWGHLAG; the protein is encoded by the coding sequence GTGCTCGCCGGGCTGGTCGCCCACCGCGGGTCGATCAGCTGGAACGGCCGCGAGATCACCGACGCCGAAGAGGTGCTGCGCCCCGGCCGGGTGGCGCACGTCGCGCAGGTCCCGCGGGTGCTCTCCGGGACCTTCGCGGACAACATCGCACTGGGGCACGAGCGCGGGCTCGACCGCCCGATCGCCGATGCCCGGTTGACGCGGGACGTCGCTGCCGCCGGTGGGGTGGACGCGGTGATCGGGCACCGTGGCGTGCGGCTCTCCGGCGGTCAGGTGCAGCGGCTGGCGCTCGCCCGGGCCCTGGCTACCGATGCCGAGCTGCTGCTCGCCGACGACGTCTCCAGTGCGCTGGATGCCGCCACCGAGCTGGAGCTGTGGGCTGCACTGCGGGAACGCCGCGCCACCGTGATCGGCGCGACGGCGAAGCGCGCGGCACTGGCGCTGGCCGACCGGGTGGTGGTGCTCACCGCGGGACAGGTCGCGGCAGTGGGGCCCTGGCGCGAGCTCGAGTCGCGTTGGGGGCACCTGGCCGGCTGA